In Armatimonadota bacterium, the following are encoded in one genomic region:
- a CDS encoding NUDIX hydrolase produces the protein MSQQEYYVLEVPCKFLNDFQQRHAETFEEVVLVLLRPGRRVLVHTKAFYPSNVYRLPSGKVGKNESPIEAAQREIAEETGLQPAEIQKIGEIIYMLRCNNCKQEFRSHVFLCAETFEKPQPTSKEEEITDFKEVDILELKAIADQLRNLPAEWSSWGQMRAVAHDFVYYRLKSLFQFDKAK, from the coding sequence TTGAGTCAGCAGGAATATTATGTGTTGGAAGTACCTTGTAAGTTTTTAAATGACTTCCAGCAAAGACATGCTGAGACATTTGAGGAGGTAGTTTTAGTACTTCTTCGCCCAGGCAGACGAGTCCTTGTGCACACAAAGGCTTTCTATCCCAGCAATGTTTATAGGCTCCCAAGCGGCAAAGTAGGCAAAAACGAATCTCCCATTGAGGCAGCCCAACGTGAAATTGCTGAGGAAACTGGTTTGCAGCCGGCCGAAATCCAAAAAATTGGTGAGATAATATACATGCTTCGGTGCAATAACTGCAAACAAGAGTTTAGGTCCCATGTCTTTCTCTGCGCTGAAACATTTGAAAAACCGCAACCAACTAGCAAAGAAGAGGAAATAACTGATTTCAAAGAAGTTGATATACTAGAGTTAAAAGCCATTGCCGACCAGCTGCGCAATCTTCCTGCCGAGTGGTCAAGTTGGGGGCAGATGCGTGCGGTCGCTCATGATTTTGTTTATTACCGCTTGAAATCTTTATTTCAATTTGACAAGGCGAAATAG
- a CDS encoding PHP domain-containing protein: MVGGGQADLHVHTTASDGTLTPEQVVREAARIGLAAVGITDHDSVDGIKEAVGTGKTVGIKVVPGIEINTDVGNEEVHILGYFIDDESVALRRHLENLRQGRLDRAKKIVERLNKLGVNISFDDVLKVADKGSVGRPHIARAIVNAGYADSPGDAFGRYLARGAPAYIPRYKVSPFEALHTIKEALGVPVFAHPGTSKHDELIPQLVEVGLKGIEVYHPEHSPAQTEHYLRIAEKYNLIATGGSDSHGPNMIKTVPIGYVTVDVSVAYELEELAGKLASSRG, translated from the coding sequence ATGGTTGGAGGCGGTCAAGCGGATCTTCATGTGCATACCACAGCATCGGACGGTACTTTGACTCCCGAGCAAGTTGTCCGTGAAGCTGCGCGCATTGGCTTGGCTGCAGTTGGCATAACCGACCATGATTCAGTTGACGGTATTAAGGAAGCGGTTGGGACCGGAAAAACGGTTGGCATCAAAGTTGTGCCTGGTATTGAGATAAACACTGATGTAGGAAACGAAGAAGTCCACATTCTCGGCTACTTTATAGATGATGAATCTGTTGCTTTGCGCAGACATCTCGAAAACTTGAGGCAAGGACGCTTGGACCGCGCAAAAAAGATAGTCGAACGCCTGAATAAATTAGGCGTTAATATTAGCTTTGATGATGTACTCAAAGTTGCAGATAAGGGATCGGTAGGCAGACCTCACATTGCACGGGCAATTGTCAATGCAGGATACGCAGATTCTCCAGGCGACGCTTTTGGTAGGTATCTCGCCCGCGGCGCCCCAGCATACATTCCGCGTTATAAGGTAAGTCCGTTTGAGGCATTACATACAATCAAAGAAGCACTTGGTGTTCCTGTATTTGCCCATCCTGGGACCAGCAAACATGATGAACTGATTCCCCAGTTGGTTGAGGTTGGTTTGAAGGGTATTGAGGTCTATCATCCTGAGCATTCGCCCGCACAAACTGAGCACTACCTTCGAATTGCTGAAAAGTATAACCTCATAGCGACCGGCGGGTCGGATTCCCATGGCCCAAACATGATAAAGACAGTCCCAATTGGCTATGTTACAGTTGATGTTTCGGTTGCTTATGAGCTAGAGGAATTGGCTGGAAAACTAGCATCTTCTCGGGGCTAG
- a CDS encoding SIS domain-containing protein: protein MEMFGSKWIAKAKEIMDRIETTQSENIVKAATVMADAIEAERWVHMFGAGHAHIPLEEVYPRTGGFVGFHPIGEMALTYFTNVVGDSGVRQFCFLERVEGYGRVIMQNYDLDPRDVMWIFSHSGINCVVIDVALAAKEQGATVVATTSLEHSKQTESRHSSGKKLYEVADIVIDSCVPFGDAMIEVPGLEQKVGPGSTLGFITVANAVVTTVADILTKRGVKLYVNATLNVKGDRIAEDLVEIGTREYKRRAKGF, encoded by the coding sequence ATGGAAATGTTTGGATCTAAATGGATTGCAAAGGCTAAAGAAATTATGGATCGCATCGAGACAACCCAGTCGGAGAACATCGTGAAAGCCGCAACGGTCATGGCGGATGCCATAGAAGCCGAACGCTGGGTGCACATGTTTGGAGCAGGTCATGCCCATATTCCTTTGGAGGAGGTTTATCCCCGAACGGGAGGCTTTGTAGGATTCCATCCGATTGGCGAAATGGCGCTCACGTATTTTACGAATGTTGTCGGCGATTCGGGTGTTCGACAGTTTTGTTTCCTGGAGCGCGTTGAGGGCTATGGCCGAGTTATAATGCAAAATTATGACCTTGACCCTCGTGATGTTATGTGGATATTCTCCCATTCGGGAATAAACTGCGTTGTTATAGACGTGGCACTAGCGGCAAAGGAGCAGGGTGCAACTGTAGTTGCGACAACTTCGCTTGAGCACTCTAAACAAACGGAATCAAGACACTCGTCCGGAAAGAAGCTATACGAAGTGGCAGATATCGTTATTGATAGCTGTGTTCCTTTTGGCGATGCAATGATTGAAGTCCCAGGCTTGGAACAAAAAGTCGGTCCTGGCTCGACTCTGGGATTTATTACTGTAGCGAATGCCGTTGTAACGACTGTGGCAGACATTCTAACAAAGCGGGGAGTCAAGCTCTACGTAAACGCAACTTTAAACGTGAAAGGCGACCGAATCGCAGAGGACCTTGTGGAAATCGGTACGAGAGAATACAAGCGTCGCGCAAAAGGCTTCTAA
- a CDS encoding GNAT family N-acetyltransferase, with protein sequence MAEITYRQFDPVADRKAVMDLWNLCLPADPIDDATYDEKITSDPNLHPDGCPVAVAGDKIVGFAISQVRRTPNDGRGYELDRGWITVFMVHPDFRRQGIGSELIDRCIKFIKGKNRDKIFVCGLTGSSPKYFFPGVDVKEYPAAIKLLEKFGFWTSHVAHYMERSLTDWSYPEEVAKIEEELRKENITVQPLEKGEHLDLLEFLWHNFPGDWYRHVEIVMNQSPENYVRFFTAKLNGKIVGYCHIEESHFGPFLVRFDLRSKNIGTVIFNKALQKIKDNGYDRVWFGWADEPIPARFYRKQGMKEKRTYAMMRKGGLQGWHADS encoded by the coding sequence GTGGCAGAAATTACTTACAGGCAGTTCGACCCCGTTGCCGATCGAAAGGCAGTCATGGACCTTTGGAATCTTTGCCTGCCTGCCGATCCAATTGACGACGCAACTTATGATGAGAAGATTACTTCAGACCCGAATCTACACCCAGATGGGTGCCCTGTCGCAGTGGCCGGCGACAAGATCGTTGGATTTGCAATCTCGCAAGTGCGTCGTACACCAAATGATGGCCGCGGTTATGAGTTGGATAGAGGCTGGATTACAGTATTCATGGTTCACCCGGACTTTCGTCGGCAGGGCATCGGCTCGGAATTGATTGACAGATGCATCAAGTTCATCAAAGGGAAAAATAGAGACAAGATTTTTGTCTGTGGGCTTACTGGTTCGTCGCCCAAGTATTTCTTCCCTGGCGTGGATGTAAAGGAATATCCAGCAGCAATTAAGCTTCTCGAAAAGTTCGGTTTTTGGACCTCCCACGTAGCCCATTACATGGAACGCTCTCTAACGGACTGGAGTTATCCTGAGGAAGTTGCCAAGATTGAAGAAGAGCTGAGAAAAGAAAACATAACAGTACAGCCGCTTGAGAAGGGCGAGCATCTCGACCTTCTCGAATTCTTGTGGCATAATTTCCCGGGCGATTGGTACAGACATGTGGAGATTGTTATGAACCAGAGCCCAGAGAACTATGTTCGTTTCTTTACTGCAAAGTTGAACGGCAAAATCGTAGGCTATTGCCACATCGAGGAGTCGCACTTTGGCCCATTCCTTGTTCGTTTCGACCTCCGCTCAAAGAATATCGGAACAGTAATCTTCAACAAGGCTCTGCAAAAGATAAAGGACAACGGCTATGATCGCGTATGGTTCGGTTGGGCTGATGAGCCAATCCCTGCGCGCTTCTACCGCAAACAGGGTATGAAAGAAAAGCGCACCTACGCTATGATGCGCAAGGGAGGCTTGCAGGGTTGGCACGCCGACTCATAA
- a CDS encoding ROK family protein: MARRLIIGIDLGGTKISGGIGNLEGEILHIVERPTDTSSAEAVVNQVIDVTRELAVANPIGELSAIGIGVPGITVSETGLVVWAPNLPDWRDIPLGEILRKEFGVPVLVENDVDVAVLGEWWKGAGQGAQNIFLMAIGTGIGGGILINGQLYKGSGGVAGAVGWFVIGEDRLFKEEYKAGGSAEILAAGPGIGRRGREAARCKETKMTELAGGDIKKIDSRIVFEAARLGDPVAQEVVNDTAKYLGIVAANVISLLNPEVLIIGGGVADAGDIILKPVAEIAREHAQPFSAKQVRIEKAMLGNRAGLIGALCLAARSVNNL; this comes from the coding sequence TTGGCACGCCGACTCATAATTGGCATTGACCTTGGTGGGACAAAAATCTCTGGCGGGATAGGCAATCTAGAGGGTGAAATACTCCATATTGTCGAGCGCCCAACAGATACATCTAGTGCTGAAGCTGTTGTAAATCAGGTTATCGACGTAACTCGAGAGCTCGCCGTCGCAAATCCGATTGGCGAGCTCTCGGCAATTGGTATCGGCGTTCCTGGAATTACGGTAAGCGAGACGGGACTTGTTGTGTGGGCGCCGAATCTTCCCGACTGGCGTGATATCCCTCTTGGAGAGATTCTACGCAAAGAGTTCGGTGTTCCGGTGTTGGTTGAAAATGACGTGGACGTAGCTGTCCTTGGTGAATGGTGGAAAGGCGCAGGGCAGGGTGCGCAGAACATCTTTTTAATGGCTATAGGAACTGGAATTGGCGGCGGTATTTTAATTAACGGTCAGCTTTACAAGGGAAGTGGCGGAGTAGCAGGAGCGGTGGGATGGTTTGTCATTGGCGAAGACCGCCTCTTCAAGGAGGAATACAAGGCCGGAGGTTCTGCAGAAATACTTGCCGCTGGTCCAGGAATTGGCCGCAGGGGCCGCGAAGCAGCCAGGTGTAAAGAGACTAAGATGACGGAGCTTGCTGGCGGCGATATCAAAAAAATTGACTCGCGAATTGTTTTTGAGGCGGCTCGATTAGGCGACCCGGTGGCTCAGGAAGTAGTTAACGATACTGCAAAATATCTGGGAATTGTAGCCGCAAATGTGATTAGCTTGCTCAATCCCGAAGTTTTAATTATCGGCGGTGGGGTAGCTGATGCAGGAGACATAATCCTGAAGCCAGTTGCCGAGATTGCCAGGGAGCATGCCCAACCGTTTTCAGCTAAGCAAGTTAGAATTGAAAAAGCAATGCTTGGAAATCGTGCTGGATTGATTGGTGCACTTTGCCTTGCCGCGCGGAGTGTTAACAACTTATAA
- a CDS encoding PIG-L family deacetylase codes for MSDKLHIVFFGAHIGDAEITCGHVLAKYVKAGHKATIVAVTPGEKGHPTLPPEEYEVQKRQEAEASAKLWGCDLRIMPFKDGETYLNEESKLMFADVIRELKPDIVITHWKGSFHKDHINTHYNVVEGIFYAAVPGIKRALPAHGIKQLYFADNWEDALEFEPNVYVDITDVYDIWKEGIEKHALFRGEVSSFRYNEYYSGLAQVRGAIAGCDKAAAFMLPRFSTHRTFDFFPVHETMLIY; via the coding sequence ATGTCTGATAAGCTTCACATTGTATTTTTTGGCGCACATATTGGCGATGCGGAAATCACATGTGGTCACGTGCTTGCAAAATATGTTAAGGCAGGGCACAAAGCCACCATAGTTGCAGTAACACCCGGCGAGAAGGGCCATCCAACACTGCCTCCCGAAGAGTATGAGGTTCAAAAGCGCCAGGAAGCCGAGGCATCCGCAAAGCTTTGGGGGTGTGATCTTAGAATCATGCCATTTAAAGACGGCGAGACATATCTAAACGAAGAAAGTAAACTGATGTTCGCCGATGTGATTCGAGAGCTTAAGCCAGATATTGTCATTACTCATTGGAAAGGAAGCTTTCATAAGGACCACATAAATACACACTATAATGTAGTTGAAGGTATTTTCTACGCCGCTGTTCCTGGAATCAAGCGCGCGCTGCCTGCACATGGGATAAAGCAGCTGTATTTTGCAGATAATTGGGAAGATGCGCTTGAGTTCGAGCCAAACGTCTATGTGGATATAACAGATGTCTATGATATCTGGAAAGAAGGCATAGAAAAGCACGCATTGTTCCGCGGAGAAGTATCTTCATTCCGCTATAACGAATATTACTCCGGATTGGCGCAAGTTCGCGGGGCAATTGCAGGCTGTGACAAAGCCGCAGCTTTTATGCTCCCAAGGTTCTCAACTCATCGGACCTTTGACTTTTTCCCTGTCCATGAGACCATGTTGATATACTAA